Within Mongoliitalea daihaiensis, the genomic segment GTGGATTGATCTTATTTGAAAATGTGACCCCTGGAACCTACACCGTAGAAGTTCGTGATCAAAAAGGATGTACGTTCATAGAGGTGATCACCATTGGAAACCCACTTCCTTTGGAATTGAACCTTGAAGCACTTGAAAATGTAAGCTGCCCAGATGGAGATGACGGATTTATTGAAATCAGTATTCAAGGAGGTACAGGAAGCTACACTTACTCTTGGATTGATGCTAATGGAGTAGAAATCGGAAACAGTGCACGATTAGAAAATCTAGCTGCTGGTATGTATCAAGTAATCGTACAGGATGCCAATGGATGTGAGATCAGCGAAACTTTTGAAATCGAAAATGTCGCTCCTCTATCAATCGAATTGACGGATCTGATTCATATCAGCTGCCATGGTAATGAAACCGGTGCATTTACTATTATCCCTACAGGTGGTAATGGAGATTATAGCCTTTTTGTCAACGGAATTGAATCCAACAACTTCCAAGTTTCAGGTCTTGCTGCTGGAGATTATGAAGTTTTTGTCATGGACAGCAAAGGCTGCGTATCTCCGACTATTATCGTAACCATCACACAACCGGAACCATTGGCTGTCACCTTCAATGTTACTCCAATTACCTGTTTTGGAGCTAATGACGGAATGGCTAATTTATTGATCAGCGGTGGTGTAGGACCTTATGAAATCCTTTGGTCAGATGGCAGCACCTCCATAACCAGAGAAAATTTAGCACCAGGAATGTACGAGGTCACAGTTACGGATGCCAATGGTTGTATCCAAACGATCTCTACTATAGAAATCACACAGCCTCAAGAATTAGTAGTAACTAGTTCCTTCACCCCTATCCAATGCTTTGATGGAGAGGGAAGCATTCAGGTGCAGGCAACTGGTGGCAGATCCCCATTAAATATCAGCTGGCAGTATGCCGCCAATGGTATTGACTTTACAGCCATGCCTGGTTTTGATGGACTATTTGAGTTGGCGGCATTGAAAGCAGGAGCATACACCTACACGGTCACCGATAACGGTGGCTGCCCTCCTCTTGTAGAGACCATTATTTTGGATCAACCTACTGAAACCGTTTTAGCTGTGGAAACAGGGGATGTGAGCTGTTTTGGAGGAAATGACGGATTTATCCGATTCCTTCCTTCCGGTGGCCCCTCTTCAGTTTACCAACTCTTCTTGGATGGACAATTGATTACAGGAAATGAAGTCTTGAATTTAACTGCAGGCACCTACGAAGTTTATGCTGTGAGCGGGGGTTGTCCATCAGAAATCCTGTCAGTAACTATCAACGAACCAGCTGAGGAACTTCAGGTGAGCATTGATCACCCTGCTATGGTGTTATGCCACAATGACCTCGCTTCTATTGAGCTATCCATTTCAGGTGGTAATGGTATCTATGAAGCAAGCATTGACGGAACATTCCTTCCGGTGGATAATAGTGGATTGATCTTATTTGAAAATGTGACCCCTGGAACCTACACCGTAGAAGTTCGTGATCAAAAAGGATGTACGTTCATAGAGGTGATCACCATTGGAAACCCACTTCCTTTGGAATTGAACCTTGAAGCACTTGAAAATGTAAGCTGCCCAGATGGAGATGACGGATTTATTGAAATCAGAATTCAAGGAGGTACAGGAAGCTACACTTACTCTTGGATTGATGCTAATGGAGTAGAAATCGGAAACAGTGCACGAATAGAAAATCTAGCTGCTGGTATGTATCAAGTAATCGTACAGGATGCCAATGGATGTGAGATCAGCGAAACTTTTGAAATCGAAAATGTGGCAGCACTGACCATTCAAGCCAATAACATCAATAATGTATCTTGTCATGGAGAGCAAAATGGAAGCTTCAGCATACTTGCTTCAGGAGGCAATGGCAATTACAGACTATATGTCAATGGAATTCCGCAAAGCGGTTTACAAGTTAGCGGATTGGCTGCGGGTATTTATGAGGCCTATGTGGAAGATAGCAAAGGTTGTCTTTCCCCTACCCTAACCATAGAAATCACAGAGCCTGATCCTTTAGCCGTTAGCATTGACCGAACTGAAATCAGCTGCTTTGGCGCGAATGATGGACAAGCTACTATTACAATTACTGGCGGAACGGGGCCTTATCAGGTACGTTGGTCAGATGGAAGTTCTGAATTGAACAGAACCAATCTGATCCCAGGCAATTATGAAGTGGTGGTTATTGATGCCAATGGTTGTATGGTCCGTACCAACCTCCTATTTGAGCAGCCTAGTCCTTTGAATGCTTCGGGACAAGTAAGTCCTGTCACTTGTTTTGGAGGAAATGATGGCCGAATCGTATTATCTGTTGCTGGAGGTACTGCTGGCTACTCTATCCGATGGCTAGATGCTTCCAACAATGAAGTAGGTCAAGGAAATGAATTAGTGAACGCGTTTGCGGGAGAATACACGGCTGAAATCACGGATAGTAATGGTTGTACGCTCGAGAGGACTTTCATTATTCCTGAGCCATTTGAAGCGTTATCACTGACTCCATTCATCTCCAATATCCGCTGTGCCGGTGAAAGTAATGGGAGAATTGATCTTTTGGTAGCTGGGGGAACTGCTCCTTACACTTTCCAATGGTCTTCAGGTGAAACTACCCGCTCCATTACCAATAAAACTGCTGGTGTTTATGAGGTAGAAGTTCGGGATGCTAATGGTTGTTTGTTGGTTCAAAGTTTTGAAATCACAAGCCCTGAACCAATTAACATTGTCGCATCCTCTATCAACGATGTTTCTTGTAAATTCGGAAATGATGGAAGCATCGACCTATCTGTTTCTGGCGGCCTAGGCCCTTATCAAATATTCTGGTCCAATGGCGATATCGGCCCATCTATTCGGAATTTAAGAGCCGGCATTTACATTACCTTTGTGTTTGATGATAATACCTGCTTTGCTAGTGAAACATTTATCATTCAAGAGCCTGCCGAAGAATTAACTGTCATAGCGGTCAATAACTCCGAAATCTGTAATCCAGATGATGATACAGGAGTAAGCTTAACTGTAACTGGTGGAACCGCACCATACAGCTACCTATGGTCCAATGGCTCAACAGCCGCAGAATTGATCAATGTTCCAGCTGGCCTTTATTCAGTAGTGGTGACGGACGCGAATGGATGTACTGTAGCAACAGATGTAGAAGTACAGGAACCTGCTCCAGGCTTGCAACTTTCGTTGGAAGGAACTACGGCAATTTGTGCATCAGGAGGACGAGCAGAAGTAACTGCGAACGTAACGGGAGGTGTGGCCCCTTACAGTTATCGTTGGTCCAATGGCTCAAGTAGCCCTACCCTCTCCAGTCTGGTACCAGGTATTTATACATTAACTGTTACAGATGCCATAGGATGTACAGTTGTAGAGGAAATTGAGATCTTCCCTCCTTTAAATCTTGGTGTCCGATTAGAAAACATTCAGGGAGTTTCTTGTTTTGGAGGAAATGACGGAGCCATTACCATTGGACTTGTAGGAGAGATGGCTCCTTTTGAAATCGAATGGAGCAACGGTGTTCGCGGGATCACCTCCCTTACCAACCTTAGAGCAGGAACTTACTCGGTAACCGTAAGTGATGCAACCGGCTGTAGCACTACGGCAACCTACAATTTGAGGGAACCTGAAGTATTGACATTTACTGAATCGGTCAGCAATATTTCCTGTCATGGGGCTAATGACGGAAGTATACAGCTTGACATCTTGGGAGGAACTGCCCCTTACACCTTCCAATGGTCTCATGGCTTTAATGGGAGAAATCCACGAAACCTTGCTCCGGGCATGTACACAGTTATCATCACGGATAGAAATGGCTGTAGCACAGGTGGTACATTTGGCATTTCGCAACCTGAACCTCTGCAATTGGAAGGCGATCACTCCACTGACTTATTGTGTTTTGGAGATGCCCAAGGATTTATCAATGTCAATATCAGTGGAGGCATACAACCTTATCGGGTGATTTGGTCTGACGACCCTAACGAACAAAGTTTTAACCGCACCAATTTGTTGGCAGGCAGTTACAAAATCACCGTAATTGATGACAACAACTGTGTGATTGAAGAAACTTTTGACATTAGACAGCCTCAAAATTTGGAGGCTCGCTTATCTCATCGCTTTGATGTGGACTGTGAAAATCAAGAATTAACTGGGGTAGCATGGTTAGATATCAGTGGGGGTTCTGGTGACTATGAAATTTGGTGGTACAATGGAGAAACCGGAAGTGAAGAAACCCGCTTTTTTAACAGTGAAGAAGTTCTGGCCATTATCACCGATAGCAATGGCTGTAGAGTGGAGGTTTCTGCCCGTATTGAAATGCCATTGGTATTTACACAGTCGGATTTCATGTACACCATCCCATCTCTTGGCACTACTGGAGAAATATTGGTCAATGATCCTGTATTATTCTTTGACAGAACTCTTGGAAATGTCATTGCTTGGGAATGGGATTTTGGAGATGGAAATACCAGCACAGAACAAAATCCAAGTCATACCTATCGAAGACCTGGTAGCTATACGATTACACTCCGGACCTTTGACATCTATGGCTGTATTTCAGAAGCTTCTATTGTCGTCGAAGTATTAGCTTCTTACAGAGTTCTCATTCCAAACGCATTCACTCCGAATGGTGATGGATTAAACGATACATTCCTACCCAAAATGAGGGGAATTGCTTCATTCGAATTTTACATTTTCAACAAATGGGGAGAATTGATTTACACCAATCTTGAAAATGCAAATGAAGGCTGGGATGGCACGCTCAACGGACGCATGAGTCCTAATGGCAATTATGTTTATAAGTTGGTGTATACCGCAGAAGATGGGGAGACAGGTACACAAACAGGTGTATTCACCTTGATAAATTAATGACATTGAAATTCTCTTAGAGATGAAAAAATTGATATTCTTAATCTTGTTTGTCACGATGGCTATTGAAGTCAAAGGACAAGATGTGCAGTTCACACAATTCTACGCAGCGCCGGTTTACCTGAACCCTGCATTTACTGGGGCATCCGAATTAACCCGTGTAGGAGCCAACTTTCGAAATCAATGGCCTGGGTTGGATCATTCTTTTGTATCCTATTCGGCTTATATTGACCATTATATGTTTGATATTAATTCCGGTGTTGGATTGATTTTCAATGCGAATAGAGAAAGTAAATCCCGATTGGCAACAAATGAAATTGGATTGACTTATTCCTATCGTCTGCAACTAGGGAATGACGCTTTTTTAAGGGTTGGTGGACAAGTGAGCCATATTGGTAGAGATGCCTATTTTGGTGATTTGATTTTCGGAAGTCAGCTGGATATCAATGCAGGCACTATCGGTACAGACAGTGGAGAATTACTCAGTGAAGATTATCGTCATAATTTCTTAAATTATAACCTTGGCTTCTTGTTTAACTCAGAGAGAGTTTGGTTTGGCGTTTCGGGTCACAACCTTACCCAACCCAACATCTCATTCATTGATGACAACATCAGCAGGCTTCCCATCCGACTATCTGCTCATGGAGGGATAAAAGTCGATTTAGGAGAAGGCTATATCAATAACTTTTACAGTAATGCACGTCAAGAAAGAGCCGCAATGTTTGCCTTCAACTATAAGCATCAAGCTCCTTTCAATCAATTGGATATCGGTACACAGATTTTCATTCAGCCCTTGGTGTTGGGTGTGTGGTACAGAGGTTTCCCTGTAAAATACGCCATGCCCAATAATGAATCCATTGCTGCATTGATAGGTATCACACTTGAAAGCGGTTTGGATATAGGTTATAGCTATGATTTCACCATTTCGAAATTGGGTAACCTGCAATCTGCCGGTGCGCACGAGATATCGATTCGGTATTCATTTCTCTATGGTGACCCTAATCAACGAAACAGACGAAGTACCATTATTCCTTGTTTTAGGTTTTGACCAGTAGTTTACCCTTCTTCAAAAAAAATCTTTTTTTCGATATTTTCGTTGTGCAATAAAATACAATACCTGTATCAGTCTTTTTTCTTTTTCCGAGATTTTTACAAAAGAATTCAGTTTCAAATCCCACAAGAGTAGGATTGAAATCTATTGATTTAACTATGCAGGAAGTATCTTCTCAACTAATTAAAACCTTGTTTTTCAAACTTTTAATGCACAATTGAAATAAACCTTAAACACAGAACCTTTCCCCAACTCACTTTCCACTTCGATTTCACCACCGGATAGGTTAATGATTTTTTTCACCAAAAATAACCCTACGCCGCTTCCTTCAACGTGATCATGTACTCTTTTGAATTTAGCGAAGATTTCTCTTTTTTTATTTTCAGGGATGCCTAACCCATTGTCATGGATAGTTAAGATTATAAAGTTGTCCTTTAACTCAGTACTAAATTTAACTTCAGGCGCTCGATCAGGGGATCTATATTTTATCGCATTACTTAAGATGTTTGTTAGAATACTTCTCAGGTTTTTTCTCGAAAATGGAATTTCAGTGACTTTTAAATCCAAATGGATTACTGCATTGGACGATGTCAATTTATTTCCCAAAGATGACTCTATTTCTTTTAGCATCTCAGCTACATCTATTTTCTCAGTAATATCTATTTCATTTTCTATTTTGACTATGTCTGAAAGTTCATTGATAATAGATCCAAGATTGAGAGTGGAAGAATTTATCATATCAAAAATCTCTTTATCTGATTCATTGCGAACCTCCAAGGATTCCTCCAAGAGTGCGATCAATGACTTAAGATTATTAAGAGGTCCTTTTAAATCATGGGAGACGGAATAGATAAAAGTATCATGATCTTCGTTGATCCGTGAAAGCTTGTTTTCGACTAATTTAATATCTGTGATATCGTTGAAAGTAATGATCGCACCATCGTTTCGGTTATCTTTTAACTTAATGTATGGTATCACCATCATCTGATACCATCTCCCATCAAGGGTTTGAACCTCTTTCTCAATTTTCTTTTCATCATTGATTACTTTGGCAATATCGTCCATCAAAGTAGAGAATTTGATATTAGTTGACAAATCACTGATTAACCTACCTATATCACTCTCTTTAAGGTTAATTTGTAGAATAGCTGATGGTGTGAATTTTCTTAGGACCAGACCTCTGTCTACATATAGCTGTGCATTGATGGTGGATTTAAAATAATTATTAAGGTCATCATTCAAATCTGCAAGCTCTCTGATTTTCAATTGATATTCATTATTGACTGTCTGAAGTTCCTCATTGACAGATTGAAGTTCTTCATTGGTACTTTGCAATTCTTCATTTCCTGAAATCAATTCTTCATTGTAGGAAGAAATATTATCGTTAGAAACTTCAAGTGCATCATAGGCATAAGTAAGTTTTTGCTTGGTTTCTGCTAATTCATTTTTAATATCTTCATAATAGCGAGCAGTGTGCTCTTCTATACTAAAACTTTCAACATGCTGATCTTCAATCAATTCTTTTTGTATACTAAACAAAACTATAGCTACATCTTGCGAAGATTGGTCTGATGCTAAAAATGGTTTGACTAGAATATTTACCAATTGATTGGTACCATCAATTCTAGTATTTACTTTATTTAATCTAATTTTCATATTCGTTTTCAATGCTTTCTTCAAAGAAGTAAAAGTCGCCATTGCGAGTTCTTGAGGAAGCATTTCCAAGAGATTGAAATTAAAGATTTTTGGAAGTAGATATTTTTCAAAATCACCAGTTGAATGTAGAATTTCAAAGTTGGTATCTATCCATATTGCTGCTTCATGTCCAAACTCCTCAAGCAA encodes:
- a CDS encoding PorP/SprF family type IX secretion system membrane protein, with protein sequence MKKLIFLILFVTMAIEVKGQDVQFTQFYAAPVYLNPAFTGASELTRVGANFRNQWPGLDHSFVSYSAYIDHYMFDINSGVGLIFNANRESKSRLATNEIGLTYSYRLQLGNDAFLRVGGQVSHIGRDAYFGDLIFGSQLDINAGTIGTDSGELLSEDYRHNFLNYNLGFLFNSERVWFGVSGHNLTQPNISFIDDNISRLPIRLSAHGGIKVDLGEGYINNFYSNARQERAAMFAFNYKHQAPFNQLDIGTQIFIQPLVLGVWYRGFPVKYAMPNNESIAALIGITLESGLDIGYSYDFTISKLGNLQSAGAHEISIRYSFLYGDPNQRNRRSTIIPCFRF
- a CDS encoding CheR family methyltransferase, coding for MNDDAIPPNNDLFIVAIGASAGGMEAIHSIFDNTSGEGLAYVIIQHLSPDHESFMAETLAKHSNLKIFITENNMIVRPDCIYLIPRGKNMIIKNRRLLLTKSHAKQPNTAIDIFFDSLANDCGNKSIAVILSGTGSDGTKGISAIRRSGGIVIVQDPESAKFDAMPKSAIESGNADIICPSGLIPEALLSYLKQTAIEKNFQEISENSEAELFDILNLIQENTPFDFFEYKKPTILRRVLARMAKNNFTSLKDYTDFLKSNSSEIDILAKEFLISVTKFFRDSEAFEIIKEKVLKNIIEDKLQVDTLKVWVVGCATGEEAYSFAILIHELLTSMQKNLEVKIFASDIDKLAIQHASKGVYPESISKEVSKERLEKYFLKQDKKFKIRDNVRKMIIFAEHDIVKQPPYGKIDLISCRNLLIYLNPILQKKILSSLHFCLNSGGYLFLGPSESLGDLKKSFLEHDKKWKIFKSTEVVQNLRNTTYSTPGLERQITNLNLSATHKRTFKINNLIELTNQTLLEEFGHEAAIWIDTNFEILHSTGDFEKYLLPKIFNFNLLEMLPQELAMATFTSLKKALKTNMKIRLNKVNTRIDGTNQLVNILVKPFLASDQSSQDVAIVLFSIQKELIEDQHVESFSIEEHTARYYEDIKNELAETKQKLTYAYDALEVSNDNISSYNEELISGNEELQSTNEELQSVNEELQTVNNEYQLKIRELADLNDDLNNYFKSTINAQLYVDRGLVLRKFTPSAILQINLKESDIGRLISDLSTNIKFSTLMDDIAKVINDEKKIEKEVQTLDGRWYQMMVIPYIKLKDNRNDGAIITFNDITDIKLVENKLSRINEDHDTFIYSVSHDLKGPLNNLKSLIALLEESLEVRNESDKEIFDMINSSTLNLGSIINELSDIVKIENEIDITEKIDVAEMLKEIESSLGNKLTSSNAVIHLDLKVTEIPFSRKNLRSILTNILSNAIKYRSPDRAPEVKFSTELKDNFIILTIHDNGLGIPENKKREIFAKFKRVHDHVEGSGVGLFLVKKIINLSGGEIEVESELGKGSVFKVYFNCALKV